A single genomic interval of Trichosurus vulpecula isolate mTriVul1 chromosome 6, mTriVul1.pri, whole genome shotgun sequence harbors:
- the LOC118855072 gene encoding olfactory receptor 8K1-like — MKEMIKLNETSQSQVTEFILMGIINTPELQSPLFAVFFLNYMATAVGNLGLIILTSVDSNLNSPMYFFLRHLAFVDLGYSTAIGPKMLVSFIEEKNVISYHGCMMQLFFFGIFIASELFILSAMAYDRYVAICKPLFYMVIMSDSVCWILVAISYLYGILVCLVVMTETFKSSFCESNIIRNFYCDSLPLLSIACSDTSEADLVIMTFSALNLVSSLLIILISYMLILVAILRMNSSEGRYKAFSTCGSHLTGVVIFYGTLLFMYLQPQSSHSFDTDKMASVFYTLVIPMLNPLIYSLRNKEVKGALKRLFKKSRKLLFKGQCSI, encoded by the coding sequence ATGAAAGAAATGATCAAGTTAAATGAAACCTCACAGAGCCAAGTGACTGAATTCATTCTCATGGGAATTATAAATACTCCTGAGCTACAGAGCCCCCTCTTTGCAGtgtttttcctcaattacatggcCACAGCTGTGGGGAACCTGGGCCTGATCATCCTAACTAGTGTGGATTCCAACCTCAACAGccccatgtactttttcctcagGCATCTGGCATTTGTTGATCTTGGCTATTCCACAGCTATTGGGCCAAAAATGCTGGTTAGTTTCATAGAGgagaaaaatgttatttcttaTCATGGATGTATGATGCAGCTATTTTTCTTTGGGATATTTATTGCCAGTGAACTTTTTATCCTGTCAGCCATGGCCTATGACCGGTATGTGGCTATCTGTAAGCCCCTTTTCTATATGGTCATCATGTCAGACAGTGTATGTTGGATCTTGGTGGCCATATCATACCTATATGGGATCTTGGTATGTCTAGTGGTCATGACTGAGACTTTTAAATCATCTTTCTGTGAATCAAATATAATAAGAAATTTCTACTGTGACAGTCTCCCCCTATTGTCCATTGCATGCTCTGACACAAGTGAGGCTGACCTAGTCATTATGACCTTTTCTGCACTTAATTTGGTATCTTCCCTGTTGATTATTCTAATCTCCTACATGCTCATTCTTGTGGCCATCCTCAGGATGAACTCTTCTGAGGGCAGGTACAAAGCATTCTCCACTTGTGGCTCTCATCTCACAGGGGTGGTTATATTCTATGGGACACTCCTCTTCATGTACCTGCAGCCCCAATCTAGCCATTCCTTTGACACAGATAAAATGGCCTCTGTGTTTTACACTCTTGTCATCCCCATGCTCAATCCTTTGATCTACAGCTTAAGGAACAAAGAGGTGAAAGGTGCCTTGAAAAGACTATTTAAAAAATCACGTAAGCTTCTCTTTAAGGGCCAATGTAGCATATGA